One window from the genome of [Mycobacterium] stephanolepidis encodes:
- the nuoH gene encoding NADH-quinone oxidoreductase subunit NuoH — translation MRQTDGSPVLSQFGIDPLWLVLVKCVAVFAFLVLTVLVAILVERKVLAWMQRRIGPNRVGPFGLLQSLADGVKLALKEGLTPAGVDKPIYLLAPIISVVPAIVAYAVIPFGPVVSVFGHRTPLQLTDLPVAILFVLAVTSVGVYGIVLGGWASGSTYPLLGGLRSSAQVISYEIAMGLTFAAVFLLAGTMSTSGIVAAQAGRWYVFLLLPSFLVYVTAMVGETNRAPFDLPEAEGELVGGFHTEYSSLRFAMFMLAEYINMATVSGLAATMFLGGWHAPWPLSLIDGANSSWWPVLWFVAKVWGFMFLFMWLRATLPRLRYDQFMRLGWEVLIPVALVWIVVVGVVQALALYGYGNPSIILGITGLVVSVGSIAVVGVLSRRTEPPKSVPAKSFDPMAGGFPVPPLPGQRFDADPFSTTKEDAHA, via the coding sequence ATGAGGCAGACGGACGGTTCTCCTGTGCTCTCCCAGTTCGGGATTGACCCGCTCTGGTTGGTCCTCGTGAAATGCGTAGCGGTATTCGCGTTTCTGGTTCTGACCGTTCTCGTCGCCATTCTTGTGGAGCGCAAGGTGCTCGCTTGGATGCAGCGCCGAATCGGTCCCAATCGGGTGGGTCCCTTCGGCTTGTTGCAGAGCCTGGCCGACGGCGTGAAACTGGCGCTCAAGGAGGGCCTGACCCCGGCCGGGGTCGACAAGCCGATCTATCTCCTCGCGCCCATCATTTCGGTGGTGCCGGCGATCGTGGCATACGCCGTCATCCCGTTCGGCCCCGTCGTCTCGGTCTTCGGGCATCGCACCCCACTTCAGCTGACCGATCTTCCGGTGGCCATTCTGTTCGTGCTGGCGGTCACGTCCGTAGGCGTGTACGGGATTGTCTTGGGGGGCTGGGCATCCGGCTCCACCTACCCGCTGCTGGGTGGATTGCGCTCCTCCGCGCAGGTGATTTCCTATGAGATCGCGATGGGTCTGACATTCGCGGCGGTGTTCCTGCTGGCCGGCACGATGTCGACCTCGGGAATCGTCGCCGCGCAGGCCGGTCGTTGGTACGTCTTCCTGCTGCTGCCGTCATTCCTGGTGTACGTGACCGCCATGGTCGGCGAGACCAACAGGGCGCCATTCGATCTCCCCGAAGCGGAGGGCGAGCTGGTCGGTGGCTTCCATACCGAGTACTCCTCGCTGCGCTTCGCCATGTTCATGCTCGCCGAATACATCAACATGGCAACGGTTTCCGGTTTGGCGGCAACGATGTTTCTCGGGGGCTGGCATGCGCCGTGGCCGTTGAGCCTGATCGACGGAGCGAACAGCTCCTGGTGGCCGGTGCTGTGGTTCGTGGCCAAGGTCTGGGGCTTCATGTTCCTGTTCATGTGGTTGCGCGCCACGTTGCCACGGCTGCGCTATGACCAGTTCATGCGGCTGGGCTGGGAGGTCCTGATTCCGGTGGCGCTGGTATGGATCGTCGTTGTCGGGGTGGTGCAGGCGCTGGCCCTGTACGGATACGGAAACCCCTCGATCATTCTCGGGATCACCGGTCTCGTGGTTTCTGTCGGCAGTATCGCCGTGGTAGGTGTGCTCTCCCGACGCACTGAGCCGCCAAAATCGGTGCCGGCTAAGAGTTTCGATCCGATGGCCGGCGGATTCCCGGTACCACCGCTGCCCGGGCAGCGCTTCGACGCGGACCCGTTCTCGACCACCAAGGAGGATGCACATGCCTGA
- the nuoI gene encoding NADH-quinone oxidoreductase subunit NuoI, with amino-acid sequence MPDVLRRSVDAMAGFWVTFSSMFKKRLTEQYPEKKEPTAPRYHGRHQLNRYTDGLEKCIGCELCAWACPADAIFVEGADNSERERFSPGERYGRVYQINYLRCIGCGLCIEACPTRALTMTNDYEMADDNRADLIYGKDKLLAPLQPGMESPPHAMYPGTTDTDYYLGNLPQAGKEVR; translated from the coding sequence ATGCCTGATGTTCTGCGGCGTTCGGTCGACGCGATGGCGGGATTCTGGGTGACCTTCTCGTCCATGTTCAAGAAACGGCTCACCGAGCAGTACCCCGAGAAGAAAGAGCCCACCGCGCCGCGCTATCACGGGCGGCATCAACTCAACAGGTATACCGATGGGCTGGAGAAATGCATCGGTTGCGAACTGTGCGCCTGGGCGTGCCCGGCCGATGCCATTTTCGTTGAGGGCGCTGACAATTCCGAGCGGGAACGCTTCTCGCCGGGGGAGCGGTATGGCCGGGTGTACCAGATCAACTACCTGCGATGCATCGGGTGCGGGCTGTGCATCGAGGCGTGCCCCACTCGCGCGCTGACCATGACCAACGACTATGAGATGGCCGACGACAACCGGGCCGACCTCATCTACGGCAAGGACAAGCTGCTGGCACCGCTGCAGCCTGGCATGGAGTCACCCCCGCACGCGATGTACCCGGGCACCACCGACACGGACTACTACCTCGGCAACCTGCCGCAGGCCGGGAAGGAAGTCAGGTGA
- a CDS encoding NADH-quinone oxidoreductase subunit J: MLAAEGLSRTPTWEAVTFWVLGAIAVLGALGVIAAPKAVYSAIFLAMTMVVLAVFFVAQGALFLGVAQVVVYTGAVMMLFLFVLMFVGVDSSDSLVETLPGQRVGAIAAGLGFGILAIAGIGNASTTVFVGLDQANSRGNVEDLAERIFIDYLWAFELTGALLITATIGAMVLAHREKLGQTGGQRELAIRRFQHGDRATPLPNPGVYARHNAVDVPALLPDGSLSELSVSGVLTPRDMEAR, encoded by the coding sequence GTGCTTGCCGCTGAGGGGTTATCCCGCACACCGACATGGGAGGCGGTGACGTTCTGGGTACTTGGCGCCATCGCGGTGCTGGGTGCACTCGGTGTGATCGCGGCGCCGAAGGCGGTGTACTCGGCGATCTTTCTTGCCATGACGATGGTCGTTCTCGCGGTCTTCTTCGTAGCCCAGGGAGCGTTGTTCCTCGGCGTCGCCCAGGTGGTGGTGTACACCGGCGCGGTCATGATGTTGTTTCTCTTCGTCCTCATGTTCGTCGGGGTGGATTCCTCGGATTCTCTGGTGGAGACCCTGCCGGGGCAGCGGGTGGGTGCGATCGCCGCCGGTTTGGGATTCGGAATCCTGGCTATCGCGGGTATTGGAAACGCCTCCACGACAGTGTTCGTCGGGCTCGATCAGGCCAACAGCCGTGGCAACGTGGAGGATTTGGCCGAGCGCATCTTCATCGACTACCTCTGGGCGTTCGAACTCACCGGCGCTCTGCTGATCACCGCGACGATTGGCGCGATGGTGCTGGCGCATCGCGAGAAGCTGGGGCAGACCGGCGGTCAGCGTGAGTTGGCAATTCGGCGGTTTCAGCATGGAGACCGTGCCACACCGTTACCCAATCCCGGTGTGTACGCACGGCATAACGCCGTGGACGTACCCGCGCTGCTTCCCGACGGATCCTTGTCCGAGTTGTCGGTCAGCGGCGTGCTCACCCCGCGGGACATGGAGGCACGGTGA
- the nuoK gene encoding NADH-quinone oxidoreductase subunit NuoK: MNPGNYLYLAALIFTIGAAGVMLRRNAIVVFMSIELMLNAANLAFVTFARMHGNLDGQVIAFFTMVVAATEVVVGLGIIMTIFRTRRSASVDDADLLKL; this comes from the coding sequence GTGAATCCCGGCAACTACCTCTACCTGGCCGCACTCATCTTCACCATCGGGGCTGCCGGCGTGATGTTGCGCCGCAACGCGATCGTGGTCTTCATGAGCATCGAGCTGATGCTCAACGCGGCCAATCTGGCATTCGTCACCTTCGCCCGGATGCACGGGAACCTCGACGGTCAGGTCATCGCGTTCTTCACCATGGTGGTCGCGGCCACGGAAGTGGTTGTGGGACTGGGGATCATCATGACCATCTTCCGTACCCGCAGGTCGGCCTCGGTCGACGACGCCGATTTGTTGAAACTCTAG
- the nuoL gene encoding NADH-quinone oxidoreductase subunit L, with product MTWLMPALPLAGAAVLLLVGRRGDAWGHLLGCATALASFLVAVVSFVGMLGRTGAERAVQETLFTWVPVGGLHIDFGLTLDQLSVCFALLITGVGSLIHIYSIGYMEHDPDRRRFFGYLNLFLAAMLLLVLADNFLGLYVGWEGVGLASYLLIGFWYQKPSAAAAAKKAFIVNRVGDMGLALAMMLMFATFGSVGFAQVLGSAGAAGESRNTAIGLALLLAACGKSAQVPLQSWLGDAMEGPTPVSALIHAATMVTAGVYLITRSGPIFEHAPYAQVAVVIVGAVTVLFGAIIGCAKDDIKKALAASTMSQIGYMVLAAGLGPAGYAVAIMHLLTHGFFKAGLFLGAGSVMHGMNEETDMRRYGGLRAVMPITFVTFGLGYLAIIGVPPFAGFYSKDKIIEVAFGHGGAGGFLLGSAALLGAGITAFYMTRVMLMTFFGTRRWRPDAHPHESPSVMTWPMMVLAIGSVSAGFLLSFGGALQNWLEPVVGAHHGELPVPAWAISVVTVAVVLCGVVVAYRMYRADVPESAPRGSVLTVAARRDLYGDAVNEAVFMRPGQRLARGLVLADDRWVDGLVNAVSSTLGAVSNWVRRLQTGHVRSYALSMCAGAAVVVAVLMAVRW from the coding sequence GTGACATGGCTCATGCCGGCGCTGCCGCTGGCGGGTGCGGCCGTACTCCTGCTCGTCGGCCGTCGGGGTGACGCCTGGGGGCATCTGTTGGGCTGCGCGACGGCACTCGCGTCGTTTCTTGTCGCGGTCGTTTCGTTCGTCGGCATGCTGGGCCGAACGGGTGCGGAGCGAGCGGTGCAGGAGACTCTTTTCACCTGGGTTCCGGTGGGAGGGTTGCACATCGATTTCGGGCTCACCCTCGATCAGCTGTCCGTGTGCTTCGCACTGTTGATCACCGGAGTGGGTTCACTCATCCACATCTACTCGATCGGCTACATGGAGCATGATCCCGACAGGCGACGGTTTTTCGGCTATCTGAATCTCTTCCTGGCCGCCATGCTGCTACTGGTGCTCGCCGACAACTTCCTGGGTTTGTACGTCGGCTGGGAGGGTGTCGGTCTGGCGTCGTACCTGTTGATCGGCTTCTGGTATCAGAAACCATCGGCCGCAGCCGCGGCCAAGAAGGCCTTCATCGTCAACCGCGTCGGTGATATGGGGCTGGCCCTGGCCATGATGCTGATGTTCGCGACGTTCGGCTCGGTCGGCTTTGCCCAGGTACTCGGGTCGGCCGGCGCGGCGGGCGAAAGCCGTAACACCGCAATCGGACTGGCACTGCTGCTGGCGGCGTGCGGAAAGTCGGCTCAGGTGCCGCTGCAGTCCTGGCTTGGCGACGCGATGGAAGGCCCCACCCCGGTGTCCGCGCTCATCCACGCCGCCACCATGGTCACCGCAGGTGTCTACCTGATCACCCGGTCCGGGCCGATCTTCGAACACGCACCCTACGCGCAGGTCGCGGTGGTGATCGTGGGTGCAGTTACCGTGCTCTTCGGAGCGATCATCGGCTGCGCCAAGGACGACATCAAGAAGGCCCTGGCCGCGAGCACCATGTCGCAGATCGGCTACATGGTGTTGGCGGCCGGGCTCGGCCCCGCCGGGTACGCCGTGGCGATCATGCACCTGCTCACACACGGGTTCTTCAAGGCCGGGCTATTCCTCGGTGCGGGCTCGGTCATGCACGGTATGAACGAGGAAACCGACATGCGCCGCTACGGCGGGCTGCGCGCCGTCATGCCGATCACCTTTGTCACCTTCGGGCTGGGATATCTTGCCATCATTGGAGTTCCACCGTTTGCGGGGTTCTACTCGAAGGACAAGATCATCGAGGTCGCCTTCGGGCACGGCGGTGCCGGGGGATTCCTTCTCGGGTCGGCGGCGCTACTGGGTGCCGGGATTACGGCGTTCTACATGACCCGGGTGATGCTGATGACCTTCTTCGGCACCCGCCGTTGGAGACCGGACGCGCACCCACACGAATCACCGTCGGTGATGACGTGGCCGATGATGGTGCTCGCCATCGGGTCGGTGAGTGCCGGATTCCTGCTGAGCTTCGGCGGAGCATTGCAGAACTGGCTAGAACCGGTCGTGGGTGCGCATCATGGCGAGTTACCCGTTCCGGCCTGGGCCATCAGCGTCGTCACCGTCGCGGTGGTGCTCTGTGGCGTTGTGGTGGCCTATCGGATGTACCGCGCAGACGTACCCGAGTCGGCTCCTCGGGGTTCGGTGCTCACCGTTGCCGCTCGCCGGGATCTGTATGGCGATGCCGTCAACGAGGCGGTGTTCATGCGCCCCGGGCAGCGTCTCGCACGGGGGCTGGTGCTCGCCGACGACCGCTGGGTCGATGGTCTTGTCAACGCTGTGTCCTCGACCCTGGGCGCGGTGTCGAACTGGGTGCGGCGCTTACAGACCGGCCATGTCCGCTCGTACGCGTTGTCCATGTGTGCCGGAGCGGCTGTGGTGGTCGCCGTGTTGATGGCAGTGAGGTGGTGA
- a CDS encoding NADH-quinone oxidoreductase subunit M translates to MSAVGAVTALWFIPLIGAAAVLIMPGHQRTLAKYVALSASVLVLVVAIGLAVAFDPAGPQYQFVESMSWIPAFGMKYAVGLDGIGLALVLLTAGLLPVLLLAGWNDGAEAPGYENRPVAQRYVALILVVESMVLLSFSALDVLLFYIFFEAMLIPMYFLIGGFGSTHSDAKQRSRAAVKFLMYNLFGGLIMLAAVIGLYVVTARGQTGTFDLRDITEMVATGALGIDPGVAKALFLGFMFAFAVKAPLWPFHTWLPDAAVHATPASAVLMMAIVDKVGTFAMLRYCIQLFPEASRYFTPVIITLAVIGIVYGAIVAIGQTDVMRLIAYTSISHFGFIILGIFAMTSQGQSGSTLYMVNHGISTAALMLVAGFLVSRKGSRLIAAYGGVQKVAPVLAGSFLVAGLATLSLPGLAPFISEFLVLVGTFTRYPAAAACAVIALVLAAIYVLWMYQRMMTGPLAPGNESIGDLKRRELTVVAPLIAMLLVLGIYPKPLLDIVNPAVEQTLRTINEKDPPPAVADVALRHGEGERR, encoded by the coding sequence GTGAGCGCCGTGGGTGCCGTGACAGCTCTGTGGTTCATTCCCCTGATCGGCGCCGCCGCGGTGCTGATCATGCCGGGCCACCAACGGACCCTGGCCAAGTATGTGGCGTTGAGTGCCTCGGTGCTGGTACTGGTCGTCGCGATCGGACTAGCCGTTGCGTTCGACCCCGCGGGACCCCAATACCAGTTCGTCGAATCGATGTCCTGGATACCCGCATTCGGGATGAAGTACGCGGTGGGGCTCGACGGAATCGGGCTCGCGCTGGTCCTGCTGACCGCGGGGCTCCTGCCCGTGCTGTTGCTGGCCGGATGGAACGATGGGGCAGAGGCGCCCGGATACGAGAATCGGCCTGTGGCACAACGCTATGTCGCCCTGATCCTGGTCGTGGAATCGATGGTGCTGCTGTCTTTCTCGGCCCTGGACGTGCTGCTCTTCTACATCTTCTTCGAGGCCATGCTGATCCCGATGTACTTCCTGATCGGAGGATTCGGGAGTACCCATTCAGACGCCAAGCAGCGCTCACGCGCGGCCGTGAAGTTCTTGATGTACAACCTGTTCGGCGGCCTGATCATGCTGGCCGCCGTCATCGGTCTCTACGTGGTCACCGCCAGAGGTCAGACCGGTACGTTCGATCTGCGGGATATCACCGAGATGGTCGCCACCGGCGCACTCGGGATCGACCCGGGTGTCGCGAAGGCACTCTTCCTCGGGTTCATGTTCGCGTTTGCGGTCAAGGCCCCGCTCTGGCCATTTCACACGTGGCTGCCCGACGCGGCAGTGCACGCCACCCCGGCCAGTGCGGTGCTCATGATGGCGATCGTGGACAAGGTGGGCACCTTCGCGATGCTGCGGTACTGCATTCAGCTGTTCCCCGAGGCCAGCAGATACTTCACCCCGGTGATCATCACCCTGGCGGTCATCGGCATCGTCTACGGCGCCATCGTGGCGATCGGTCAGACCGATGTGATGCGGCTGATCGCCTACACCTCGATATCGCATTTCGGGTTCATCATCCTGGGCATCTTCGCGATGACGAGCCAGGGACAATCGGGTTCGACGTTGTACATGGTCAACCACGGCATCTCTACGGCGGCATTGATGTTGGTGGCGGGATTCCTGGTATCTCGCAAAGGCTCTCGACTCATCGCGGCATATGGGGGAGTCCAGAAGGTGGCACCTGTTCTCGCCGGATCCTTCTTGGTGGCAGGTCTGGCCACCCTGTCGCTGCCCGGGCTGGCACCGTTCATCAGTGAATTTCTGGTTCTGGTGGGAACATTCACGCGATACCCGGCGGCCGCGGCGTGCGCGGTCATCGCATTGGTGCTGGCCGCCATCTACGTGCTGTGGATGTATCAGCGGATGATGACGGGGCCGTTGGCGCCGGGAAATGAGAGCATCGGTGATCTGAAGCGCCGTGAACTCACCGTGGTCGCGCCGTTGATCGCAATGCTTCTCGTGCTGGGCATCTACCCCAAGCCACTGTTGGACATCGTGAATCCGGCGGTGGAACAGACGCTGCGCACCATCAACGAGAAGGATCCGCCGCCGGCAGTGGCCGATGTGGCCCTTCGGCACGGCGAAGGTGAGCGACGATGA
- the nuoN gene encoding NADH-quinone oxidoreductase subunit NuoN, whose protein sequence is MTDIGILPTPPIAYGALSPMLIMFGVAVVSVLVEAFAPRRYRLTTQLALTTGGILAAFAAVVALGGTREVVMNGAVAIDGPTLYLQGLVLVASGLALTVMAQRRIAVALPSTVAVGGGLDAFAAQASSVPGSEPEGVLNRTGITQTEIFPLTLFAIAGMMLFPACNDLLTMFVALEVFSLPLYVMCALARRRRLLSQESALKYFLLGAFSSAFFLFGSAFVYGYAGTVELDAVARAVSADAGERSFLLLGVAMLSVGLLFKVGAVPFHFWVPDVYQGAPTPVTAFMAATTKIAAFGALLRVLYVALPGITADWRPVLWAVAIATMLIGSIGAVTQTDVKRMLAYSALAHTGFLLTGVTAANERGVSSTLFYLAAYGFSTVGAFAIAGLVRSGNGDGGPSEDEEITDLSRWAGIGRRSPVLGIVFALFLLAFAGIPLTSGFVGKFAVFEAAASGGAVPLVVVGVVCSAIAAYFYVRVIVLMFFADPVANSGVLRIPGPAVAISIGVSALVTVLLGVVPQPLLDLVGNLAHFVP, encoded by the coding sequence ATGACCGATATCGGGATTCTTCCCACGCCGCCGATCGCCTACGGCGCGCTGTCTCCCATGCTGATCATGTTCGGTGTCGCGGTCGTATCCGTGCTCGTCGAGGCGTTCGCTCCGCGACGGTACCGGCTCACGACCCAGCTGGCGCTGACCACCGGAGGGATCCTCGCCGCCTTTGCGGCCGTGGTGGCGCTCGGCGGTACGCGTGAGGTCGTCATGAACGGGGCCGTGGCGATAGACGGCCCCACGCTCTATCTGCAGGGGCTCGTCCTGGTGGCCTCCGGCCTGGCGCTGACGGTGATGGCGCAGCGTAGAATAGCTGTGGCCCTTCCCAGTACGGTTGCCGTCGGCGGCGGGCTGGACGCCTTCGCCGCGCAGGCGTCCAGCGTTCCGGGCAGCGAGCCGGAGGGGGTGCTGAATCGCACCGGTATTACGCAAACGGAGATCTTTCCGCTGACACTGTTCGCGATTGCGGGCATGATGCTGTTCCCCGCCTGCAACGACCTGTTGACGATGTTCGTTGCCCTGGAGGTGTTTTCACTCCCATTGTATGTGATGTGCGCGCTGGCCCGACGACGCCGGCTGCTGTCGCAGGAATCGGCGCTCAAGTACTTTCTGCTCGGCGCCTTCTCCTCGGCGTTCTTTCTGTTCGGGTCGGCTTTCGTCTACGGATACGCCGGAACCGTCGAACTCGACGCCGTCGCGCGGGCCGTCAGTGCCGATGCGGGGGAGCGGTCCTTCCTGCTACTCGGCGTGGCCATGCTGTCGGTGGGTCTGTTGTTCAAGGTGGGGGCGGTGCCCTTCCACTTCTGGGTTCCCGACGTGTACCAAGGGGCGCCGACCCCGGTCACCGCATTTATGGCGGCCACCACAAAGATTGCGGCTTTCGGTGCGCTGCTTCGGGTTCTGTATGTGGCGCTGCCGGGGATCACGGCCGACTGGCGTCCGGTGCTGTGGGCGGTGGCAATCGCGACCATGCTGATCGGATCGATCGGTGCCGTCACGCAGACCGATGTCAAACGCATGTTGGCCTATTCCGCGTTGGCGCACACCGGATTTCTGTTGACCGGGGTTACGGCCGCCAACGAACGTGGTGTGTCGTCGACATTGTTCTATTTGGCCGCATACGGTTTCAGCACCGTGGGAGCATTCGCCATTGCCGGGCTGGTCCGGTCCGGCAATGGTGACGGTGGCCCGAGTGAGGATGAAGAGATCACCGATCTGAGTCGATGGGCAGGAATCGGTCGCCGATCGCCCGTGCTCGGCATCGTCTTCGCTTTGTTCCTGCTGGCCTTCGCGGGCATTCCGCTGACCAGTGGATTCGTCGGCAAGTTCGCGGTCTTCGAGGCCGCCGCGTCCGGTGGTGCCGTGCCGCTGGTGGTGGTGGGTGTGGTGTGCAGCGCCATCGCCGCCTACTTCTACGTGCGGGTGATCGTGTTGATGTTCTTCGCCGACCCGGTCGCGAACTCCGGGGTGCTTCGGATCCCCGGCCCGGCGGTGGCGATATCGATCGGAGTGAGTGCGCTCGTCACCGTTCTGCTCGGTGTAGTACCGCAGCCCCTGCTCGATCTAGTCGGGAATCTCGCCCACTTCGTTCCGTGA
- a CDS encoding fatty acid desaturase family protein: MAITDISAFAHLTSEDVENLAVELDGLRREIEESRGTRDARYIRRTIAAQRALELTGRALLAASKKRSAWWAGTLTLAVAKIIENMEIGHNVMHGQWDWMNDPEIHSSTWEWDMAGASKHWRFTHNVEHHKYTNILDLDDDVGYGILRVTRDESWKVRNLLNLPLNFILAAGFEWGIALQHLEFRKIWTKETREATKQRVRELVVSAGAQVFKDYVAFPAITALSPGASYRSTLTSTATANLIRNFWSNAVIFCGHFPDGAEKFSVTDMENETRGQWYLRQLLGSANFDAGPTMRLMSGNLCHQIEHHLYPDLPSNRLHEISLRVREICDRYDLPYTTGSMLFQYAKTWRTIAKLSLPDRFLRATADNAPETRSERMFVVLEPPVAEANSVPRRGLKTAIAMVRERRRTKVSV; this comes from the coding sequence ATGGCAATCACGGACATCTCGGCATTCGCGCATCTCACCAGCGAGGACGTCGAGAACCTGGCCGTTGAGCTCGATGGGCTCCGGCGCGAGATCGAGGAGTCGCGCGGTACGCGCGACGCCCGCTATATCCGGCGCACCATCGCCGCGCAACGCGCGCTCGAGTTGACCGGCCGTGCGCTGCTGGCGGCGAGCAAGAAGCGCTCCGCATGGTGGGCCGGCACGCTGACGTTGGCCGTTGCCAAGATCATCGAGAACATGGAGATCGGCCACAACGTCATGCACGGGCAGTGGGATTGGATGAACGATCCCGAGATCCACTCCTCGACGTGGGAATGGGATATGGCAGGTGCCTCCAAGCACTGGCGATTCACGCATAACGTCGAGCACCACAAGTACACGAACATCCTCGATCTGGACGACGATGTGGGCTACGGGATCCTCAGGGTCACGCGCGACGAGTCGTGGAAGGTGCGCAACCTCCTGAACCTGCCACTCAACTTCATCCTCGCGGCTGGTTTTGAGTGGGGAATCGCCCTGCAGCACCTGGAATTCCGGAAGATCTGGACAAAGGAAACCCGTGAGGCGACCAAGCAGAGGGTGCGCGAACTGGTGGTCTCAGCAGGCGCGCAGGTCTTCAAGGACTACGTCGCGTTCCCGGCGATCACGGCGCTCTCTCCGGGGGCGTCCTATCGTTCGACGCTGACCTCCACCGCGACGGCCAACCTGATCCGCAATTTCTGGTCCAATGCCGTCATCTTCTGCGGGCATTTTCCGGACGGTGCGGAGAAGTTCTCCGTGACCGACATGGAGAACGAGACGCGGGGTCAGTGGTATCTGCGCCAGCTGCTGGGCAGCGCGAACTTCGATGCGGGTCCAACGATGCGACTGATGAGCGGCAACCTGTGTCATCAGATCGAACATCATCTCTACCCGGATTTGCCGAGTAACCGGCTGCACGAGATCTCACTACGGGTACGGGAGATCTGCGATCGCTATGACCTGCCGTACACCACCGGATCGATGCTGTTCCAGTATGCGAAGACCTGGCGCACCATTGCCAAACTCTCGTTGCCGGATCGGTTCCTACGTGCGACCGCGGACAATGCACCGGAGACTCGTAGTGAGCGCATGTTCGTGGTCTTAGAACCACCAGTGGCCGAGGCGAACTCGGTTCCGCGTCGCGGGCTCAAGACCGCCATCGCCATGGTGCGTGAGCGGCGCCGCACCAAGGTGTCCGTCTAG
- a CDS encoding ABC transporter permease: MTTYAEAPAVTEVGRGDALTSGSVEKPARTLTGFLAMTLDTFGAMLRRPPAVGEFFRQVWSIARVSVLPMCMVAIPLAVVIVLVLEALVFGPTGFPTHVVLVAAATGATVVFAEADSSRIQQEIDAMRGRGMDITHGFVVPRVLATAVTAVPLALIAVGAAGVYFFSAFGKHTPLSLFIGNLAQLMSPTNVLIVAIEAAALGFIGGLIACYKGLTAPADRS, translated from the coding sequence GTGACTACGTACGCAGAGGCCCCGGCGGTAACCGAAGTGGGCCGAGGGGATGCCCTGACCTCGGGTTCTGTCGAGAAGCCGGCACGCACACTGACCGGCTTCCTGGCCATGACACTGGATACTTTTGGTGCCATGCTGCGTCGTCCGCCGGCCGTGGGCGAGTTCTTCCGGCAGGTGTGGTCGATAGCCAGAGTGTCAGTTCTGCCGATGTGCATGGTGGCGATACCGCTCGCCGTAGTGATCGTGCTCGTCCTCGAGGCCCTGGTGTTCGGCCCGACCGGCTTTCCGACGCACGTGGTGTTGGTCGCGGCGGCCACGGGTGCCACTGTGGTCTTCGCCGAGGCGGATTCGTCTCGGATTCAGCAGGAGATCGACGCGATGCGGGGCAGGGGCATGGACATTACGCACGGGTTCGTTGTTCCCCGTGTCCTTGCCACGGCAGTCACAGCGGTGCCACTGGCGTTGATAGCTGTTGGGGCAGCTGGCGTCTACTTCTTCTCGGCTTTCGGAAAGCACACTCCGCTGAGTCTGTTCATCGGGAACTTGGCGCAGCTGATGAGCCCGACCAATGTGCTGATCGTGGCCATCGAGGCGGCGGCTCTCGGGTTCATCGGAGGCCTTATTGCCTGCTACAAAGGACTTACCGCGCCCGCTGACCGGTCATGA
- a CDS encoding nuclear transport factor 2 family protein — protein MSRLDKLGPSPEHAQYQALMPEFWKKVRQQEKNDIERGLPAQGRTEFAYTWFDAWAEQDIKKIDYCIAEECSYIDSTTFQENRLGRQFTIDNCQAAFDVFPDFAFYPQDGTNRSLPYWDYFDGQWRVTIPWRGIGRMIGETIEPNTGAKLKGTGRCLNFIGIDRYTLTEDFKITHIDTDWDMLYGAAQLAGLGPLMRSQRLQRIGLRAASLVAPVFRLTTLLTTR, from the coding sequence ATGAGCAGATTGGACAAGTTGGGCCCCTCGCCGGAACACGCGCAGTATCAGGCGCTCATGCCGGAATTCTGGAAGAAGGTGCGGCAGCAGGAAAAGAACGACATCGAGCGCGGACTTCCGGCCCAGGGCCGAACAGAGTTCGCCTACACATGGTTTGACGCCTGGGCCGAGCAGGACATCAAGAAGATCGATTACTGCATTGCCGAGGAGTGCAGCTACATCGACAGCACGACGTTCCAGGAGAACAGACTCGGACGTCAGTTCACGATCGACAACTGCCAGGCCGCCTTCGACGTCTTCCCCGACTTTGCGTTCTACCCGCAAGACGGAACCAACCGGTCACTGCCCTACTGGGACTACTTCGACGGTCAGTGGCGGGTCACCATTCCGTGGCGAGGTATCGGCCGCATGATCGGTGAGACCATCGAGCCCAACACCGGCGCCAAGCTCAAGGGAACCGGCCGATGCCTGAATTTCATTGGTATCGACCGCTATACATTGACCGAAGACTTCAAGATCACCCACATCGATACCGACTGGGACATGCTTTACGGTGCCGCACAGCTCGCGGGATTGGGCCCCCTCATGCGCAGCCAACGTCTTCAAAGGATCGGGCTACGTGCCGCCAGCCTGGTCGCACCGGTCTTTCGCCTGACGACCCTGCTCACCACACGGTGA